The genomic interval aatgataatgatcTGATATGACATGTATAGcgtgcttgtttttacttttccttAAGCATTAGCACAGGAAAAGTGGGTGAGAACCGAAAGGAAGTAAATGCAAGCACGAGAAAGAGAAATAGACCAAATAGAgctggccccggttgttcgaaattcggataacgctatccgcAGGATAAATCTCGATCCGGTGGATGAAACCATACGTTTTGCTttcacttatctgctggatagcgatttatccgtcgGATAGCtttatccgccctttatacagCTGAGCCCAGTAAGTCTCTCTGCCCAGCTGACGCTTAATCTTAATCTTACTTTAGAGCTTCAACTTATCTGGCGAGCGCAAAACACGATTAAAATCGTCAAACGAACGTCACTAATTTTCATGGGTAACGGATTCTTCAGCTGGTGTACTTTGTTGCCATGGATACGACTGTCATGGAGGTGGAAACTGTGGAATCTGTTCCTTACCAGGGTAGGGTGGTGGCGATTCTAATGGGTATGGGTAATCTGGGGGTGGTATATCTGCGTTTGTTGAAACTGGAGCGCGACTTACTTGAGGGATTGTGGTGTCAACAGGTTCAGACAGAGTACGGCGTGATACTATAGCCATTGGAAACCTCTCCGCTGCCTCTCTGTTTCTCCTTTTAATTCGTTTAGCCAAGCAAACGGAAAGGAATATCAGTGCAACAAACACTATGACAGTTACAATAATGGCTGTCATCCAAGCAGGAGActctaaagagaaaaagagaaacaaaagtcAAACAAGCAGAGTTATCTGAAGCTAGGGATCGTTTCCACGTGGCGTTGAAAAGATAGTCGTGTTGACGGTGCATGAGACGTGCTACAACAAATTCAAtctataatttttaaaacaatggtAGACAACCTGAACTTGATACGGCCTTGAAGGTGGCTTTGAATCCTCTGTGTGGTTTTCTACCCGCATAATCCGTGGCAGAGTAGAACTGAACCCACATGTAACGATTACGGTGACTTGAACGAACGTTTTCGGGAATTGTAGTTCCACAGTATTTTCCCAAAGATGTACCAGACAATGACATTCCATCTCCAACTTCCACATAATCTCTGCAACCAGGATCCAACTGAAATCTCTCGAAGATGAGTTCAACGCTTTGTCCCTCGGGTACAGTGATGAGCCATTCACAAAGTAAACCCGGTGGGTAGTAGGTCAACGGACTCTCTAGAATCCCTTCTGATCCGGTCAACCTCAAATCAAAGTTGTGGACGTTATCCGGGTAACATAGCTCGCTGGAATTTACAGCTTTAGTTTTCGCTACGgagttagaaaacaattttaagtaaATTCCTTGAAGTGATCCCacgggggaaggggaagggaaATTGGCTTCGGAGAGATTCAGGTGGGGCCGTTCCACCGAGCCTATCAAAATCTGACGTGAAAAAGGTAACTGTTTATGGCAAGATGGCGGCTAAAAGACATCGGAAAGCCATGCTTGGCATAATGAGATACCATTTTTAGAACATACTTTAACAAGTTGTGAATGCCTTACGTGTGGATCATCACAAGTTCAAAACCAGTTGAAATTGTGTCAGTTATCGACCACTCTACCTGATTCTTGCGTCATCATTCAGAAATTACATAGCATAAAAGAATCACAACCAAATTCaaaatactttattttgatGGGGTAGTACATAACAGTTTCGTTTTATTTACTCTGTTTCACTCGTGCTGATAACCTCTGAGGTACTGTCAAACAACACCCTGTCAAATCAGTCGTGATGAAGAGCGCTTTGCACCCTTGCCTTGAACTTGCCTTTTCTACCACCtaatcttaaaatattttgaaataaaatttctttggctGATTGGAAATGAGGGATGTTACGAATGAGCGGCAAGGTGTTTAAGGGGAGACACCGATTTCCCCGAAAACGAAGAAACAGGAATGCTTTCACTTACTTGTTGGTTCATGAAGCGCTGTAAATGTTGCTTTGAATCCCCTCAAAGATGATCTAATTGGACCAGACCTGAAAAGAACCATCATGTAACGACCGGTAGAGGAGATGTTATCGGGGGTACGGGAACCGCACATTTTTCCTTCGCTATCACCACCGATGTACTTCCCATCGACAACTTCTACATAATCTGCATCGCATCCTCCTGAGATGCCCTCCATTTGAAAGGTGTCAAAGCTGAGTTTCACAAAGTACCCTTCTGGTACAGCTATGAGCCAATTACAGCTGGAGTGAGAGAGATACCCTTCTCCTCCCTCTGGGCTTTGAAGAGTTCCATTGTAACCAGAAAATTTCAGGTTGTTGTTGTAAATGTTGCCCGGAAAACATCTCTGCTCGGAACTTCCGGCTGGGAAGAAAGATGCATCACACAAATTAACCTACCATTTTTCAGGGAGGTGTTTGGCAGGCTCTCTACAGAGTTTAAACCCTTTTGAGCTTTAAAATACTTATATGAATACTAGGGCCCGACTGGCGACACCAAAGGTGATAACGAAGTATCATTTTTTAATGAAGTGGTACAGCGTCGTCAGTGATTCAAGTTATTCACCACATATTTGataaattcaaattgaaaagaGGAATACAGAGATACTCTAGAAACAGTCTTGGTCCAGGGCCATGGACTAAATTCAGTTACACAGGAAAACTTCGAGACAACCAagcttaaatgtttttttttcctacggTATAATTTAACCGAAAGAAAGATTCTATACTCCTACAAACTCagctactttattaaacaacgtGTAATGGATCTTACTAAGTAGGGACACCTGTGGGTATTACAATAGTTATCTTCTAAAAAACTTACTCCCATTATGGACTATATCTAAGTTTACCACTGACACACACTCACTGCTGCCTCCAAATCTTCTTTAAATGAACAATCTTCCACAGTATCTCTCTCTCCCTCTATCTCTTTCGGTATAGCATTCCAGACAGTCGGGCACTCCCAACAAGAACAACTACTAATATTAAACGACTGAGTCCGTAGAtacatttacaaagtattctagGACATTTCCTAAGCTTACAAAACAACTGTTTTAGAAGTCTAACATCATAACTTCATAACCTAATATATTGTTCTCGAAAGTTCCATAGCCTGACAGTAGAAAGTTCGTGTATGCATGTCAGCGTGACTAggcattctagaaatttctagaaacttattttttttagtcaCTATCCATAACACCTTACCGTCCTAATTTGCAATTTGAGCAAAAGTGTCTTTAGGAACAAAAAGGCTTGGAGATGTCATAATCGGTGGTACTTCAAGCCTTTTCCCCTTTCATTTTCCAATAATAACTAGCTCTGAAATTACCTATTTAACCCCACAGTTGATGTGGAAGGCGCATCTAAGCACCAGGCAAGCGAGGATCAGCGATAAATCCCAATTTGCTCCTACGTTTTCAcgacaaattaaaaacattgaaaaagcTAACGAAAAAGCTTTACGCCTTCAAAATCATTGGTCTGttgataaataaaatcataatATACTTACGCGGTTCCACAGCCTCAAAATGTGCTTTAAATCCAGTATGATACCAAGAGTCCAGAGTGGATTGAAACTTTATCCACATGTACCCCCCAGTCGAGTACACCGCTGACTCACTACTAAATAAGTTGTATCCGTGGTAAACAGCTACCTCTTGACTAGACGACTCTCGTCCATCAAGTATTCGCACGTTGTCCTCCCCGGGATCAAGatcaaatttatcaaatgttaGCTTCACTCTTTTGTTAGCAGGAACggaaatcacccaaatacaAATGACATTTTTCGGATAAGGAGTAGGATAGAATGGGGAGAAGAGGGTACCAGAGGAACCAGTGAGGCTTCTACGCTCGGCATTCCCTTCTAACGATTGGCATGCTCCAAAGGCTTCCTCTGCAATTGAATGCATCAATAAGAACGTTGCAGCTCGATCTCAGACATTCATTCGCAATCCTTGTCGATATTTACCAACCTCACACATCCTTATTCCGGTATAATTAATTCTTAGGTCTTTGCtgctccctccccccctccccccaccctgccgggaaaaaaattgataaagagcTGAGTGCTTCTATAATATGTTTCTCTTCTTCACCAAAATATGCGGAACATAAGAAAGTGACTCTTTTCACAGATCATGGTGTTGTGAATAATGCCATCAGACTTTCCCCTAAGCCTTACAGTACATTTTCAACACCTGTAAGGATTCAATAGTCAAACCACGGAAAGACAAACTCCGCAAACTTACGCAAGAAGAACTTAAACGATCCCATCTCCTCGCCCCTCCCCCCTTCCTAGGCCCCTTAGGCCAACTGAGTTTCAGAGTAAACCCAAGAATGCCCAAATAACGTTACCTCTGACCACGGCTGAAAAGTTTAAACTAAAACTGCCTCCTTCCAAATACCATTTTTCTTCCACagaaaaatcaacaaacatGTGACGGCCTGTGGAATAAATCACATCAGGTTTGACCGTTCCGGAATATGATTTTCCAAGACGCGTTGATGCTGAATTGATACCATCATAAAAAGTGAGTCTATCAAAACCTTTTTGCAGATTGAAGTGATTAAAAGTAACTTTCAATACATATGCTCCACCAGTGGAAAGGTCATCCGGTACTTTGAGTATCCATCTGCACCTCCATGGCAACAAACTGGCAGGAGGCAAGAGAGGATAGCCTGGACTCGTCAGTGTCTTCTTATCTGATATAGAAGCAGCAAGTGCTTCACCGTAGTAAGGACAAACTAAAAAGGACAAATACAACGAATGGTTTGCACCCAGGAGTAACAATGTGAGagaagtcctgagaaggacCATTTTCCATAATACTGATTAATGTTTCAGAGTGCAAAGCTGTAACCCCGGCTATTAATGAAAGTCTCTGGAAAGCATCACAAATAAAATCAATAGAACGACCAAATATTACCGACAGCACAAGCTGACCAATCACATCAACCCCATTTGAGTCCTACAACCAATAAGATCACggcaaaattgaccaatcagttCACAAGAACCAGACTCATGAAACTCAACAGACAACGATACTTCACCTggctctgatgatgacttctgcttaGGTGATAAAATCTCTCTAGAGAGAGGAGAAAACCACCCTACCATCAACATGAAAATAGGGCAAATACAAGGAATTTTCCCTCAAGAAATATACCtcgtttataaaaaaaataaggtgctttgaagaaaaattcttgaCTCAAGAGAGGAGATATCTTATGTtgactaaacaaaaacaaaaaaactggcCTCCTTCATCCACAATGGCTTAATTTCCATAGTTGCACACTTACTGACTTACTTAGTTTATTCTCTGCTGTGAAATCAGCCTTAAATCCTTTGTGATATCGATACCGGGAGTGGGAAGAATCTGATCTGAATCGCACCAGCATGTACCGACTTCTCGAGCGGATTATCCCTGGATTTGACTCACCACACAACTTTCCTTTGGCCTTACTGTCACTTCTGTTCCCTTCAAGTACCTCTACATAATCACCATAGCAATGCCATAAAGGAAAACCTGCACCCACAGACTCCATATCGAATAGCTCGAAGCTGAGTTTTACAATGTTCCCTTCTGGTACTGTAATGAGCCAGTCACAGCTCATTCCCGGATAATATTGGGAGTGATAAGGATCTCTTGGACTCTCAAACGTTCCATTAAGGCCACTTAGgttgaggttgttgttgttagtgTTCCCTGGCAAACATCTGTTGTTAGGACTTGCAGCTGTGAAGAGACCATACAAATTTCCTGTAATCAACTTAATCTTTATAATATGTTTTGTCCTTTTAAATTAGATCCACTTGAGATTTTAGGTATTCATTGGGTCTTTTCAACTCAGGCATACGGGGCCCATACAATACCTTTGCATAGCAACAAGAGTCTATATCTTcccttgaggaaaaaattagcAATATCAGTTTCTTCCTCTCCCCTTCAAACATACATGTCCAATACTTTTGAAATTCAATGCAATTCATGCAATCCATACCACAAAATGACTATAAGAAGCTTGgggcaaaaactgaaaaactaaaaaacccAACAGGACAGTACAAAAACTTTATCataataatttgttatttaacaGACACAACAGTAAAAATGACCATACTGTCACGGTGGAAATTAAAGTACAGGCAACCCATGACAAATAAACACGAAAGACCTACTGCCTTCTGCACAaccaaagaagtaaaaaaatagcaataacaaacCTACACAAACTCAGGCCAAAGCAGACCAGATGCTGGTCATTGAAATAGGTCTAGAGCTTCTCACCTATGCTTTAGAAAGACTAGCAGATATCTGTTTTTATCTTATTCTTTCTACATCTAATAAGAGGTTAGAATGTAAAGAAGAGGGCACCTTTACAGAACCAGTGAGCTATaaacaaaacttgaattaaactCTCTCTTATATTTAATTATATTCATTATTGTTCTTATCATTTATTCTCTGTTTTTAATATGAAGATACTCAGGCACTGACTGATATGTAGGGTAATAAGTATTATCAATGGGGtagataacataaattggccaccataaagagtcacaaaactgacgttttgagcatAAGCCCTCCATCAGGGCATTAGCCCTTCCCTTTGAGGAATGggtaacactcaaaatgtcagcttttaaactctttacagttgccaatttatgttatcagcTCAGACGAtaccatgttatactctcccaccgacccagcaccacagtttctttagagacttaccccctttaatcaCTGACTGATATGTATCCTTTTGTGCTGAAACCAGAGTTCCACTTATTAATCACACCTTTATTATAAGATGCAACaatcaaatgaatttaattaatGCCACTTACTAGTATTTTGTGCAAATGTAGTCTCAATTGCTTCCCACGATAACAAAAACAGACCTGAATAGGTATGAAatagaaatgaatttttaatcagCAGCAACAAGAGAACAACTCTGCAATTAGATTGACTACCAGACGATAGAACAAACACTGTATGAACATATTAAATGCAATcaactttttgtttcatttgtacCCATTTACCAGActgagtgttttttttaaaatctattttaaagAAGACTCATTTGATTACAGAGTTGGACTGAGAAGCATGGACACAAGGGCATAGCTAACACTCTTAACTCtcaatacttaaaaaaaaaaaccaacaaacatcAGAACTCTGATCATACAGCCCTTGTTGCTgggaaattctatcttgttcccAACAAAGTCGAGTCATGATAATGGGATggtcaataaaatttatttgcaaaataaggaaataacttgattattttgtttatgCACAAAAGTAAGGTTTAAAATGGAGTTGGTCATATACTGGGGTTATCAACTAGACAGGTTATCAACTAGATAGTGGTATACATGTAAATACTACACATACAGTCAAACTGGAATAAAGCAGcactgtattaagcagtcaccctgtattaagtggttAATAGTTTAAGTCCCAAAATTTTTTCTCCTCAAAGACCTTAATTTTTACCTCTaaaaccctttacctcccatgagtgactaagagaatttctccttacaatatctatacaacatcaagcatagaagtgatgagaatgaagtaaaatatgaattagggcattagtagttgatccaatatcagATTTTTCCgaattgacatcataagaattgtatggcagacaataaggagaattactaatgatatctttggagttgaagggttaaacatTACCTCTATTAAGCAGTCATATAATCACCCTTAACTCTAAAAccagaaccactcaaataaaactaaaaacaagttttcaagtaTATTTTGTCCATGTTTATCCCCAGAAATCAACACCAGTAGTATTTGTGGGTGAATTTCGTGCATCAAATGTTCACGTGTGGCataaaatggcatttttttaCAATACCCTTATTCTGTAGAACCTGTATTAAATGGTCAACCTGCATGAAGTGATCACCAAGCCATACCCTGGGGTTAACTgctaatacaggtttgactttaGTAGGAAATCACATAGTTATAGTAATTCATGGTAGAGCTGTCAAGAATCAAATTTGGGAACAGTCTCAAGCGACATGGGTAAATGATTTCCAAAACGCTGTGCTAAGAAAGATTGATATGTAACGTATTACAACAGGTGCCATTGAGGAGTCGGCTGTcttaggataaaaaaaacactgacaTTCTGCAAATTAATAAATAGCAACTTAGGAATAATTAATCAATCAGGTGAAAGTAGTATaggaaaatgaactgaaaaagtACTACCAAAATACAATCCGCCCGAAGTCGATCCGCCCGAGAATGGACTTCGATCTGCCCGACGAACAAACAGTGCATCAAATTTCAAAGATTAAGCTGTtattccatttttaaatttcttttagtaaATGTCTGTAGATATTTGTTGACCGTGTTACCAAAACAACTGCTCATTCAACCGCTGAAATATTTAACTTCTTCGGAACGTCAGCGATCAAAAGCGAAATCATTGTTACGTAATAGACACATCGAGGCCaaatttttgaggaaaaaagtcaGTTGTGATGTCAGTTGAATAATAATTGTTACGTGTAGACACATCGTGGCCaaaattttgaggaaaaaagtcaGTTGTGGTGTCAGTTGAATAAAATGTCTGGTTTTGTAAGATATTTCACTGAAAATGCTCATACCATGGAAACGAAATGATTCCACGGGCTTGAAAATGGGatatcaaatttgtttatgtAATGCTTTTTATGGCGGTCATGCAAACAGTGAACGGAACGTAGCCGAGACGAATTTTACCGCCGAGTCAGTATacaactcagaaaaaaatattaaaccatTCATGTTGTATTTCGTTACAAAAACTCATAACACActagttttatttaagataccATTTTGAAGAACTCTACACAACTCATAGATAAGACGACATATACATCAGGCGCAATGACTTCGAAGTTCGGGTGGAAAGGTCTCGGGTGGTTTGACTCTCGGGCGGAACGACCGGATACCGCCTAATCTGTGTACTAAAATGGTGCTGTTCTGTTTTCTCATGTTACATGCGGATGAACGATGGCTTCGatatcaaaattcaaattttctagCCTTTCTAATGAAGATCTAAAAATGCAGCTTACGTAAAATAATGAgataaagtttccgcacagccccatcctacattatgcattcagttcttggatagagaaaacaattacaaaaacaatacattgccatcgggaaaacagatttgttttacaatagtatggggctgtgcggaaattttacccagcTGTGAAAAAATAAGTTGTAATCGTGCGAAAAGTCAAATTCTAACACCTCAGTCACGAAATAGTTCTAGCTAAAAATTACCACAATGCATGATGGAATAACAATAAGTCTTAGCAGggaacaaattaaagaaaaatttacctAACATTTCCACGAGGTACATGATCTTGTCGTGGAAAACAAGTTCTTTGGGGTTTGAACGAGGTTCCGAGCGAACCGAACAGATTCTTAGTCACGAATCCTTACAGGTCTCAATCCAGCCCGTGGGGGGATAAGCGAGGTGAGCGAAGATATCCTTCCCcccaccacaaaaaaaatagcCGCTGACGTATGCGTTCAACAGAGTGGTGTATCTAGTTCAAGGTTCATttagttcaaaataatttaagaattctttaaattttcggCGAGTTAAAAGGCCTAATCGTGAAATGGAACATAACCCATGCGTCGGCTTGTTTTTCCGTGATGCGGAAATgaacaacctcaagaaacctcaccccagcaccccagggtcgtaagattgtatgtaaacgcgttttgtttttcgaccacggctaggcgggttacctcacctacctggggtcccccacttccatgtaaacaggcccttagtcCTTGACCTCAAGCTTCGAGTTAGGGTCGTATCTGTTCGTCCTTTACTTCAAGCGTGGAGCGTCGGTATTGTTCGTCCTTGACCTGACAAGCGCATAGTCTGAGACTGTTGTCTTTGATCCCGTAGAGGCGTGGAGCGACAGCGGTGTTCGTCCTTCAGTCTTACATACAGTAACATTTTAAACTATGCACATCAACAAGCGCCttattttttggattttattgttattcattcaAATAACATCTCTAAGTTTTGCATGTTaagatattaaataaataattgttgcGTTACATCAATCATTTTGACTGGATCAATACGCATATTTTATAACCTACAGTGATTTTCTCCACACCGTGAAACAACGATTACAGCATATTactaaaactaaacaaaacaatggGACTAGTATCTCATGGAATGATCTTGTGTTGGTAACTGTTTCACAGGTTTAGTAAAATCACTCTATTGTTAATATTGATCAAAACAGAGGGAAAAGCGAGTGGAGCATGGGGGGGTGGCCTCATGgactaaaatttcaacccctcaaaacaaatattttctccCTGACGGTGGGCCCCCAAATCTTTCATTAACCAAATAGTCAAAAATACATCGTCCTCGCCCGCATTTCCTAACCTTTGGTAATTACTAGTTTAccgtcaaatgttttaaaaaccgcttctttttcgtttaaattttgttaaacaaattacgTCCTCAAAGGAGACAAGTCGTTTTCAGcggaaatggaaattgtttttacccAGCCGTTGCCCGTCGGTGGAATGAAACAAGTCATGAGAAACACGAAGAGATGAGTAGGTCCAGTTCCataaaaaaatcagtgattTCTTCGGGTGATCTAACTGACTAATCATGGTAGTTACTGAAACTGCACAATTCCTTCTAATACTACGTTCAGTAGCCAACGCATCCCACGGAATCGCCTCCAGGCGTCTTGTTTGTTGTGGCTGCTGCTGGAGACGAAGCCACGTATGTCGTCGTCAAGAGTTAGTGAGTGGGTGcgtgagtgagtgagtgagtgagtgagtgattTTGCCAATGGATCTTGATTTTGTgctactttttgtttgtttcgtagTATCTTAGTAAGTTCGACATTTGCACTAGATACTCGTTTGTGCTCTCTTCTTTTGTGAATTTAGGCTTATAACCACTAACGCATAATGTTTCTagttcttgccgtgacactTCAAAGGACAGCGGACTGAATAGacatctcacaatcatttcagatTTGCGCGTGATTAAAAACAACACTTTTCCATGTGGTCCGGCGCATTATGAAATTTagaggaatttttctttgaagagagagcattttaccgtttgaatcagcaaaTTATGCCCAGTAGATGGGAAGACATGATTCTCGcagttcttgccgtgacactGCAAAAGACATTGTAGTTATTCCAAAATGTTTACCGACGCGGTCACCGGCACgtagtttaaatcaaacttttcctCGCAGAAATATCTCAATGGGTGTGATCTGCATATCATGGAGGCtttgaggaaaatattttttctttgaaacgaGAGCATTTTACTGTTTGAATCAGCGACTTATGTCCAAAAGAGCCGCTAAAACTGCGAAGCGAGCAAGCTGCGAaatttagggcctgtttacatagAGCCGGGGGACCCCAgttaggtgaggtaacccgcctagacgtggtcgaaaaataaaacgcgtttacatgcactCTTACAACctcggggtgctggggtgaggtttcttgaggttgttgttg from Pocillopora verrucosa isolate sample1 chromosome 14, ASM3666991v2, whole genome shotgun sequence carries:
- the LOC136278164 gene encoding bone morphogenetic protein 1-like, with translation MYLVEMLGLFLLSWEAIETTFAQNTTASPNNRCLPGNTNNNNLNLSGLNGTFESPRDPYHSQYYPGMSCDWLITVPEGNIVKLSFELFDMESVGAGFPLWHCYGDYVEVLEGNRSDSKAKGKLCGESNPGIIRSRSRYMLVRFRSDSSHSRYRYHKGFKADFTAENKLICPYYGEALAASISDKKTLTSPGYPLLPPASLLPWRCRWILKVPDDLSTGGAYVLKVTFNHFNLQKGFDRLTFYDGINSASTRLGKSYSGTVKPDVIYSTGRHMFVDFSVEEKWYLEGGSFSLNFSAVVREEAFGACQSLEGNAERRSLTGSSGTLFSPFYPTPYPKNVICIWVISVPANKRVKLTFDKFDLDPGEDNVRILDGRESSSQEVAVYHGYNLFSSESAVYSTGGYMWIKFQSTLDSWYHTGFKAHFEAVEPPGSSEQRCFPGNIYNNNLKFSGYNGTLQSPEGGEGYLSHSSCNWLIAVPEGYFVKLSFDTFQMEGISGGCDADYVEVVDGKYIGGDSEGKMCGSRTPDNISSTGRYMMVLFRSGPIRSSLRGFKATFTALHEPTTKTKAVNSSELCYPDNVHNFDLRLTGSEGILESPLTYYPPGLLCEWLITVPEGQSVELIFERFQLDPGCRDYVEVGDGMSLSGTSLGKYCGTTIPENVRSSHRNRYMWVQFYSATDYAGRKPHRGFKATFKAVSSSESPAWMTAIIVTVIVFVALIFLSVCLAKRIKRRNREAAERFPMAIVSRRTLSEPVDTTIPQVSRAPVSTNADIPPPDYPYPLESPPPYPGKEQIPQFPPP